GATCAAGCCTTTCTTTGATGAATATGGCCTTGATTTTTTAATGGATTTCAATACTAGAACATTTGAGGTTCAAAGAATTGAGAACGGAATCGCCTACAAAATACCATTTGAACTAACTCCAGATACTTTAAGGCGAATGCTTTTTAATATCGCCGCTATTTATTCAAATTCTGGAAGCGTTATCCTTTTTGAAGAGCCGGAAGCACATTCTTTCCCGCCATATATAAAGGAACTTTCTGAGTTAATTAAAGCCGACAAGCACAATACCTATTTTATAACAACACATAGTCCATACTTCTTTAGTAGTATGGTGGAAGATTCAATAACCTACAAAGACATTTGTTTTTTTCAGGTTTATTTTGAAGACTATCAAACCAAAATTAAAAAGTTATCTCAAAAGGAGCTCGATCTCATTTGGGGAAGTGGTGTGGATGTCTTTTTTAATATTGATTCTTCAAGGTGATGGTAAAATACCCGAATCTGATACCGGAATGTAATGTCGATACGGTATTTGTCGAAGCCATTGGTTTTAAAGAACCCAATCATGCGTCAAGTATTGCTGGTGTTCTAGCGATATTAGAAAGGGCACCCACCAAGGAAAATGTAATTGGGTTTATCGACAACGACAAAAAGAAACCGCTGTATTTCAAACAGTTTGAGAGCGTGAAAGAGATGGGGAGTGTGGGTTTCTACAAACATGTCGATAAAAATCGATATCTGGTTGTTGTAAGACCGGCTATGGACAAGTTTTTATTTGATTTGTGTGTTAAATATATCAATAATTGGCCGCAACGCGTACCAAATACGTTCGAGGCCTTCCTTCCATTCACTAAACAGACGGCAGTATTAAAAAATAACGACTTCAAAAACCTCCTGAATACACTTGTTCAAGCAAAACCACCCGAAATCGTGGAGATCAAGGACTTTGTTTTAGAAAGGGGATTTCGCCCGACACGGGGCTAGATCAGTTCCTTCAACTTAGACACCACCGTATCCACCTCCGTCTTCGTATTCCCCTTGGAAAAAGAAAACCGCACGGTCACCTGGTTCGGATTATTGTTGATCGCCCGGATCACGTGCGATCCCTGGTCCGCCCCGGATGTGCAGGCGCTGCCGCCGGAAGCGCAAATCCCCGCCATGTCGAGGTTGAAGAGGATCATTTCCGACTTCTCCGTTTTGGGGAATGAGACGGAAAGAACGGTATAAAGGCTGTTCCCGATGGGGTCGCCGTTGAAGGACACCCCGCGGATGTTCTTTTTAAGCTGCTCCATCATGTAGAGCTTGAGCGATTTCACCGCCGCGCTGTCGGCCTCGTAATGGGCCGTGGCCAGCTCCAGGGCGCGCGCAAAACCGACGATGCCGTAAAGGTTCTCCGTGCCGGCGCGCATGTTGCGTTCCTGGGAGCCGCCGTTTATGAAGGGCTTGATCTTGACGTTCTCGTTGATATAGAGCATCCCGACACCTTTGGGGCCGTGGAATTTGTGGGCGGAAGCGCTGATGAAGTGGACGGGGGTATTGCGCAGGTCGAAGGGGTAGTGGCCCACGGTCTGCACGGTATCGCAATGGAAAATGGCGCCGTACATCTTGCAGAGGTTGCCGACCGCATGTACGTCCAGGAGGTTGCCGATCTCGTTGTTGGCGTGCATCAGCGTCACCAGCGTTTTGCCTTCGGTTTCGGCCAGGAGCTGTTCGAGGTTTTCGAGGTCGACGTGGCCGTTGGGCAACAACTGCACGTAGCTGAGCGAAGCCTCTCCGTTATGGTGGAGGTATTCTACGGTATGCAGGGTGGCGTGGTGTTCAATAGGAGAGCTGATGATGTGGGTACAGCCGAGGTCGCGAACGCTGGCGGTGATGGCCGTGTTGCTGGCCTCCGTGCCACAGCTGGTAAAAAAGATCTCCGCCGGGTGCGCGTTGAGGATCTTGGCGACCGACTTACGGGCGTTTTCAATGGCCAGCCGGCTTTCACGGCCGTAGGAATAGATGGAGGATGGATTACCGAATTTTTCCGTGAGGTAAGGCATCATGGCCTCCAGCACTTCCTGGTCCAGGGACGTGGTGGCCGCGTTGTCGAAATATATTCTCTGCTGCATGGTCTTATTCATTCATGACTTCCCTTATGTCCTGCATCAGGCGCTGCGCAATGTTGTTCGCCTTTGTCTCGAAGTCACTCTCGGCGTATATACGGATGATGGGTTCGGTGTTGGAAGGACGCAGGTGTACCCAGTCGTTTTCGAATTCGATTTTGAGCCCGTCTTCGGTGTTGACCGGGTTGTTTTTGTACTTGTTCCCGATCTTGGAAAAGATAGCATGGGTGTCCACGTGGGGTTCGAGCTCTATTTTGTTCTTCGAAATGAAATAGTCGGGATACTGGGCGCGGAGGTTTTTGATGCTTTTTTTGTGGTGGGCCAGGTGGCTCAGGAAAAGACCGATGCCGATCAAGGCATCCCGGCCGTAGTGCAGGTCGGGAACGATGATCCCGCCGTTTCCTTCACCCCCGATGACCGCGTCGACTTCCTTCATTTTCCTGACCACATTCACCTCACCGACCGCGCTGGGGAAGTACTGGCCGCCATGTTTTAACGTCACCTCCTTGAGCGCCTTGGTAGAGGACATATTGGACACCGTATTGCCCGGGCGTTTGCTGAGGATATAGTCGGCCACGGCGACGAGCGTATATTCTTCACCGAACATGCTGCCGTCTTCACAGACGAAGCAAAGCCGGTCCACGTCGGGATCCACGGCGATCCCCAGGTCTGCATGGTGTTTATTGACTTCCCGGGAAAGTTCCACGAGGTTTTCGGGGAGGGGTTCCGGGTTGTGGGCAAACTTACCGGTCACTTCGCCGTTGAGGACGACGATATCTTCCACGCCCAGAGCCTTGAGCAGGGCCGGTACGAAGATCGCGCCGGTGCTGTTGACGGCGTCCACGACGACCTTGAACTTGCGTTTATGGATCGCCTTGACGTCGACGAGCGCATAACCCGTCACGGCGTCGATGTGGCGTTGCAGGTAGGTATCGTTGACCTGGCAGGTGCCCAGCTTGTCGACACCCACAAAAGAAAAGGCTTCTTTATCCGCATAGTCCAGGACCTTGGCCCCGGCTTCTGCGCTGATGAATTCCCCTTCGTGGTTGAGCAACTTCAGGGCGTTCCAGTCTTTGGGATTGTGGCTGGCCGTCAGGATGATTCCCCCCGCGGCTTTTTCCCAAACCACCGCCATTTCGACGGTGGGGGTGGTGCTGAGGCCGAGGTCGACCACATCCAGCCCGAGGGCGTTGAGTGTGGATACGACGAGGCTGCGAACCATTTCCCCGCTGATGCGGCCGTCCCGCCCGATCACCACCTTTTTATTGGTGGGATACTGTTCCATCAGCCAGGTACCAAAACCCGCGGTGAATTTGACGACATCCA
This region of Dinghuibacter silviterrae genomic DNA includes:
- the glmM gene encoding phosphoglucosamine mutase; this translates as MALIKSISGIRGTIGGKPGETLSPLDVVKFTAGFGTWLMEQYPTNKKVVIGRDGRISGEMVRSLVVSTLNALGLDVVDLGLSTTPTVEMAVVWEKAAGGIILTASHNPKDWNALKLLNHEGEFISAEAGAKVLDYADKEAFSFVGVDKLGTCQVNDTYLQRHIDAVTGYALVDVKAIHKRKFKVVVDAVNSTGAIFVPALLKALGVEDIVVLNGEVTGKFAHNPEPLPENLVELSREVNKHHADLGIAVDPDVDRLCFVCEDGSMFGEEYTLVAVADYILSKRPGNTVSNMSSTKALKEVTLKHGGQYFPSAVGEVNVVRKMKEVDAVIGGEGNGGIIVPDLHYGRDALIGIGLFLSHLAHHKKSIKNLRAQYPDYFISKNKIELEPHVDTHAIFSKIGNKYKNNPVNTEDGLKIEFENDWVHLRPSNTEPIIRIYAESDFETKANNIAQRLMQDIREVMNE
- a CDS encoding cysteine desulfurase family protein, with the translated sequence MQQRIYFDNAATTSLDQEVLEAMMPYLTEKFGNPSSIYSYGRESRLAIENARKSVAKILNAHPAEIFFTSCGTEASNTAITASVRDLGCTHIISSPIEHHATLHTVEYLHHNGEASLSYVQLLPNGHVDLENLEQLLAETEGKTLVTLMHANNEIGNLLDVHAVGNLCKMYGAIFHCDTVQTVGHYPFDLRNTPVHFISASAHKFHGPKGVGMLYINENVKIKPFINGGSQERNMRAGTENLYGIVGFARALELATAHYEADSAAVKSLKLYMMEQLKKNIRGVSFNGDPIGNSLYTVLSVSFPKTEKSEMILFNLDMAGICASGGSACTSGADQGSHVIRAINNNPNQVTVRFSFSKGNTKTEVDTVVSKLKELI